The nucleotide sequence GTAAACACATAACGACGCTCGCGCTCTAAGGCCTGAAAATGAGGGTTATCTTTGTTTAATTGCGCTGCGAGCTCAATTTCACTTGAGTGATTCTTTAACTTTTGGACAAATTCACTTCGAATTGCCGCATCAGCCGGTGATCCTGTATTTGACATAAATATAGTTGGTTAAATAAAACAGTGTTTATAGGAATTGGATAATTTCAGGTGCATTTAGAAGTTTATCAGTATCAATAATGATAATATCATTTCCACGGCCACCTTCTTCAGGTCTTGTAAAAATCCCTCTTGAAAAAAGTGATAATCGATACATTTCACTATCTGCCGCATTTATTCTTATTACATCGGTCTCTCCGACGCGAATGACATCAAGAACAGCATCGATAACAAATCCAACGGAAAAATTAACATTTCCAACAATCAGCAGCCGTTCAGAACTTTTTTGACGACGGGTTTTTGGCTTTTTTGAGACATCTAGACCTAAGATAACCTGCAGATTTAATACCGAGGTAATTTCCCCACGGACATTACAAATACCAAGGACATACGGCGGCATTCCGGGTATCGGTGTAATTTTGGGAACATTCAAAATGGCCTCAATATCATTTACCCTGAATGCAGTTTCTTTATCACCAACAAGAATACCGACAAACTGCTCTTTAGTATCGCCTTCATCGGTTTCAGATTCTGCTCTGAGCTTCGCCTCCTCAATCTCCTTCATCCTTTCAATGATTTCTGGAGGAATTGAGGTTAACGCGTCAAAACCTAAACCTTTTCTCTCATTCATGTAAGACTCCGCCGGTTGTTACAATTGGGTGGATAGAAATCAAGTCCCGGTTTTTTTTACCGCAGAAATAAGATCCGCTTCGTTAAATGGCTTAACAAGATACGCATTCGCGCCTTGTTTCATTCCCCAAAATTTATCACTTTCTTGATCTTTTGATGTAATCATGATGACTGGAATGTTAGCCGTTTCAGGTGCCTTTTTAAGATTACGACACACTTGAAAACCATCTCTTTTCGGCATCACAACATCAAGCACAATTAAATCCGGCTTGCTGATTCTTGCTTTGGTTTCGCCGTCTTCCCCGTCAACTGCTTCCTCTATTGAATATCCAAGGGAGGTGAGCACTTTGGCGATGATTGTTCGTTCAACAGCACTATCATCAATAATTAAAACCCTAGGCATAAAAGTTATTTCTTAAAAAATAAGTTAGAATATAAGAGCAAGTATATTTAGTTGGTATTCTTCAAATATTTATGAACGATTTCGACAAGTTCACCATCCTTAAATGGTTTGGTGACATAGTCATTTGCACCAGCGTGTAAACCCAAATTTCGGTCTATATCCGCATCTTTTGCCGAAAGCATGATGATTGGCGTTTGTTTCATAGTCGCATGTTCGGTTCTGAGTGTTTTACAGACCTTCAGCCCAGTTGTATCAGGCAACATTACATCCAATAAAATCAAGTCTGGCTGCTGTTCAAGAGCTAATTTAATAGCAGCTTCGCCAGTCTCAGCGGTGAACAGACTATAACCGGTCTCAGCAAGTGCCAATTGAATGGTCTTTAAAATCACCTTACTATCGTCAACCGCTAAAATCTTTTTTCTTGTATCTGCTTGTGCTTTCGGAAGTTCAACCCATTTGCCATCAAGAAGGGTTACTAATGCCTTCATGACCGTGACTTCTTCCATTTTCAGCTTCAGTGCCAAAGTCTTGATGTCAGTTTTGCCATCAATCGCTAAATATACTTGCCACTCGACAAGCTTCAGTGAAATTTCATTTTTTTCTTCTTTACCGCGCTTTGTGATGGCAGGAACTTGCCCTGAACTTTGAATTTTTTCTTTGACAAGCTCCATTTCATCAACCTTCGGTGCAACCAAGAGCATGATTTGCTGAACATCCACCCCGTTGCTTAAACCTTGTACCCTTAACACGGCATCGGGTTCAAATTCAACACGGGCGTTTTTTTCTTGCAACAATTGAGTAATCACGCTTTCGATTTGAAGCCTGATTGCTTTGACAAGTTTGGTGGCATCGACTTTCTTCATTGCCATCAAAATTTGTTCAATACGCTTATCCTTGTATTGTTTTTGGAGGGTAATTGCCTGATTGAGATCATCTCTGGTAATAAGATTTTCTTGCAATAAGATTGCCCCTAACTCTTCGCTTCCAGTATCAACAGCAATGACAAGACCTCCTTTGAAGTGAACCACGGTGTCTTTATCGCCTAATGAGGTAGGAACCTGCACTTTCATCGCTCCCGTTTTTTTCGTTGTGCTTAGGAGCCTAAGCATATCGATTAGCGTCATTTTAACGCTACCTGTAAAACCGGACATTGAGTTCTCCTCGTTAAATCTTTATTGTGCGTCTTCGAAATTCTCAAAATGACGCGCAAAACTTGCATTTGGTAAAAATTCTAAGCCAAACCCTTGGCAAGTTAATTCAAAAAAAACTTGAAATGACTTGGAATAATAAGGATGTGACAAAAGTTTTTCAATATAACACTATGAAAAAAAAATCAAAATGACATTCATTCGTTTCAAGAGTGCAATTATTTCGTGATTGATTTCACTTTGATTTCAAATGATTTCATTGTGTTGAAAAGCAGCATCGCGATAGTCATAGGACCGACTCCTCCGGGCACAGGTGTTATTGCCGCGCACTTTGAAGCCACAGCCTCATAATCGACATCACCCACAAGCCTTTTCCCGCTTTTTTTGCTGGCATCTTCAATTTGATTCATACCCACATCAATGACTACGGCACCTTGCTTTACCATTGGCTCTGTAATGATATGGGCTTTTCCTATAGCAGCAATGAGAATATCGGCTTGCTTTGTATGATAGGATAAATCGGGTGTTGAAGCGTGACAAACCGTTACTGTAGCATTCATCCCTTTTAGTTTTTGAACTAATAAATTCGCCATTGGCTTCCCAACAATATTGCTTCGCCCTACAATAACCGCATGTTTTCCCTCAGTATCAATTTCATACCTCTTAAGCAGTTCAATCACACCAAAAGGTGTGCAGCTTGGGAAACAAGACTCTAATTTCCCAATAACCAGTTTTCCGACATTCATTGGATGAAACCCATCAACATCCTTTTCGGGCGCAATTGCTAGGGTAATGTTAAATTCGTCGATATGTTTTGGTAAAGGTTGTTGAACAAGTATTCCGTCAATGGTGGGGTCGTTGTTTAATTTCTCGATTTGGTGCAGCAAATCACTTTCTGAAATCGTACCGGGCAATTCAATGACTTGAGAATTCATCCCAACTTCAAGGCATGATTTCGCCTTATTTCTTACATATACTTGAGAAGCAGGGTTTTCGCCAACAATTATAACAGCTAAGCCCGGGACGCGTGAGGTTTTGAATTGCCATTCTTCTACTTTTTTCTTTAACTCTTTTTTGATTTGCTCCGCAATGGTTTTTCCATCAATGACAACCGGCGTATTTTTTTCATGAGGAGAACCAGTTTCATTCGGACTATGAGATTTTGAAAATGTAGGATTCATTTTAGAAGTGAATAATGTTTCCCTATTGCAGGGCTTTTAGAAAAATTTAAAATTGGGTTTAAATATACCTTTTCAATGACAGCAATCTCACTAAAATTTATCATAAATGGCGAGCAAGTAATCGTCGATTTTGACGCTCAAACCGTAATTGTTTCTGAAAGAGGGTCTCAGACTTCTTTGGCGTCGCTTTTATTGAAGATTGGAATCGATCAAACAAAAAAGGGAATCGCTGTGGCTGTCAATGAAACCGTGGTTTCAAAATCTAAATGGGAAGCGGAAAAAATTACTGAGGGGGATTCAATTGAAATCATTCGTGCCGTACAAGGCGGTTAAAAGCTAAGATGAAAGAGAAATTAAAGAACCGCGCATCGCATCTTTTGAAATGTTGATTCGTGTTTCGAATGCATCTTTCATTTCGTTGATATGAGATATAACCACAATTTTTTCAAATCGGTCTTGAACTCTCAAAATTGATTCAGTGATTGCTTGAACGCCGTCTTCGTCTTGCGTCCCGAACCCTTCATCAATCACAAGCATTTTCACACCCACACCGCTTTGCTTTGCAAGCAATTCAGAAAGTGCTAAACGAATCGAAAAATCAATTCTAAATTTTTCACCTCCCGAGAAGGTTGAGTAATCGCGTTCATTTCCATTAACATCAGAAAGAATGATATCCAAAGTGTCAATCTCCAATCCTGAAGCGCGAGAGCGGTTAAGCCGAAACTGAATTGAGGCCGTATTTTGTGAGATTTCTGAAAGAAGCTGATTGGCTAATAACTCAATTTCATTGACCGCATTTTCAATCAGCATTGTTTGAATTCCTTTGATTCCAAAGGCTTCTTTGAGGTAGGCGTGAATCACAATCTCATCCTTAAGTGCTTTCCAATCATTTTGTAAAAGCCCAAGTTCATCTGCTTTTTCCTGAAGCCTTACTGATTCTTTGTTCAAGGCTTCCAAAGTCGCTTTTGAGGAGATCAGCATTTTTTCGCGTTCACGGAAGATTTTGTGCTTTTGAGAAAAACGATTTGCAACTTGTTCTTTTTGAGCAACCTTCTCTCGAAGTTGATTGATAAGAATCAACGTCTCTTCAATTTCCTTTTGCATCTCGGCTTCCAAATCTTTGCCTTCCTTAATTTCTTCACGCAAACTATTTAGCCTTCTCTCTGCATTCTTTAAGTCACTCAATTGTTCAGTAACGACCTCTCTTCTTTTCAGTTTGAGTTTCATCATTTCAAACTTTTCTTTTTCAAACCCAAGTGCTGTTTTCCTTTCATGAAGTATGTCGAGTTGGGACTTCAATTGGATTATTTCTTTTCCCTCCAAAAGTTCTTTTTCCAGAAATTGTTTTTTTTGACTTAAAGCCACTGCCTCTTGTTCTAGAATTTGCATTGACTCAAAGGCTTTTTTTGAAAGGGTTAATGCTTGAACCTGCTTTTCCTTTTCGTATAACAATATTTTGATTTCGCTTTTTAACTGAGGGATTTGCTGAAGTTCCCTTTTCCATTTCTCAAGCTTTTGTGCATTTTCTTGAAGTAAATGATTTAGTTGGTTCAACTCATTTTGCAACACCTTTTCTTCTTCTTGATTCTTGAGATACTCTTTACGATATTCCGTCAAAATGTGATCTTTATGATTTGGGTCAAGAGGGCTTTTGCAAAGAGGGCATTGTGTTTCATCTTTTATTGAAATCCCTTTATCCTTAATTTTGTTTCTTTCACGATTCGCTTCAGCAATTCTCGTTTCAAGTTGCTCCTTAAGTGAGGCAAACTTGACTTGTTCCTTTTCCGTGGTAATAAAAATTTCGTTTTCCTTTTCAAGTTGCTCAAGTTTCACTTCTGTCTCTTTAAGTTTCTCTTCCAATTCAAACGCTCTTTTGGTTAATCCCTTATTCTTCTCATAAGTATTTTTCTCAGTTATTCTTTTTTCTTCAATCGCTTTTTGATTTTGTTCAAGCGAACGGACTTCGCTTTTCATCCGTATTGTTACGCTTTCTAAACGGCTTTTCGTTTCAAGAAGTTGGGTTTGTAAGGTTTGATATTCGATGGCTGCTTTTTCAGCAATCTCGGTTTGCATTCGAAGTTGCTCAAGTTCAGCATATTCCTTTTCGATTTCTCCCTTTTGAATAAGTTCCTTGCTAAGCGCAATGGCCTCAAGTTCTTTTTTTCTCAATCGATTTCTTAATTCGATGAATTGCTTTTCGAGATTCACCTGCTTTGCCGTTTCTACTGCAAATTGAGATTCAAATGGAGTCAATTGAGTTAGCATTTCTTCCATTGCATTTAATTCTAAAGTAATCGGCTTTAACTCATTTTCTTCCCGCTGGATTTGACCCAGAAGATTATCAATCTCTACTTCGACTCTCGGAAGTGCTTCGAGGTCGGATTCAAAAGCAGCTATTTTCCCTTCGAGATTCTTTGATTGCAATTCTCCTTCTTTCACCTTTATCGCTGCTGACTCGGACAGTGATTGATACTTTCTTGCTCCTAAAATTTCAGCCAATACTTCTTTTCTTTTAGATGCCGATTTCTCCGTGAATTCATCGGCTTTCCCTTGAGCAAGAAAGCTTGAATTCATGAAGGTTTCGTAGGAAAGACCCAATGTCTTCTCTATCGTTGATTGCGTGTCACGAACTCCTGAGCCGGAGAGTGTGATGAATTTCTCTTCATTTTTATCGTAAACTTGAAACTCAAGTGTGGTTTGGGAGCTGTTGGCATTTTTCCCACGCTTTAACTGACGAATAATTCGAAATAAATTTTTCTCTTGATTTTTTTGGTGAGAGAATTCATACTCGACTCTTGTTTCCAAAGCAGATGCTCGGATGATATCTGTTGAGCTTTTTCCACGACCTTCTCCCCAAATACACCAAGGAATGGCTTCAAGTAAACTTGATTTACCAGCACCATTATCTCCGGTTAATATGGCTAACGAAAATGAATCAAAATCAAGCTGTTGAGCAGGTTCGCCGTAACCAAGAAAGTTTTGTAATGTTAATTTTTTTGGGGTCATTTCAATTCTTTTTTGAAATGATGATAGATTCAAAACCGTAAAATGCCCAAGTAGCACCAAACGGTACCGGTCGGTTTGTTAGGCGACTTATTGGCTCACCGAGCAAGCCGAGAAGGTAAAGCAAAGCGGGTTTATATTGTTTCGTCGCAAACTGAATTGACATCCCGAACTTCTCTATCGCCTGAATGATCTGATCATATTTTAACATTTCACGATGAGTTGGGTCGTCAAAGTAATTCAGGGTTCCGAATCTTGAGGGAAAATGAACGCTTGGCTCAGAGGGAAACGAAAGAAATAAATACCCGCCGGGTTTTAATACAAAGATCATTGAATCTAATACCGATTCTGGATTGAAACAATGTTCCAAGTTATGAGAAGAGATGACGGCGTCGAAATGGCAGCCCAAATTCTTAATTCCTTTATCAAAGCTTTCTGGTAAGAGTTCAATGTATCTATCGGCAAATAAGAGTGAATTCTCGCTTTGGTTATATGCTGCAATGTCAACGCCTGTATAATGCAAGTCGCTCCTAAGTGTTTTGGTCCGTTTTGGTGATTCGTTTCCACAGCCAACATCAAGAACTTTAGAACCAAAAGGCAAAGTTTGTATAAAACCATTTTTGCCTTTTGGTTTAAGAATCGCAGAGAATTTTAATTCTAATTTTAACTTCCTATGCACGGTTGAAGCGTTAGAATTTATGGAATTTAAAAATAAAAAAACGGCATCACTAAGGATGCCGTTAGGAAATTTATTTTGGTAAGTTGCTATACTTTACTTGCCTTTTTAAGTTTTTTCCCATTTCCATTCTTACCGTTTGATTCTTCGTGATGATCACCGCTATTGGGATTAAAGGTGATTAACCCATCTTTATCCATCAATACACGGTCATAATCATAAGGACCAAAAATTTGATGCGGGGTTCCTTCAAAGTTATGTGGATGCGGTGGCGATGTTGTCATCCATTCCATTGTCAATCCATACCACGGATTTTTTGGTGCTTGTGGTCCTTTGAAAATTGAATGAATAAGGTAAACCGCCATAATGATAAATCCTACGCCTAAAATCCAAGTTCCAACGGTTGAAATCATGTGTAGCGAATGATATTGCTCTAAATAGGTATAGTATCTGCGAGGCATCCCTTGCAAACCCATCAAAAACTGAGGGAAGAATGTCACATTGAAGCCAATAAAAATCAGGGCAGCAGAAACCAAAGCAGCTGTTTCGTTATACATCCGTCCCCAGATTTTTGGCCACCAGTAATGAAGCCCGCCAAGGAATGCGATAACTGTTCCACCCATCATCACATAATGAAAATGAGCAACAACAAAATAGGTATCGTGTAAGTGAATGTCCACTGAAAGTGCACCTAGATAAATTCCTGTTAATCCTCCAATCGTGAAAAGGCAAAGAAATGCGTGGGTGTAAAGCATTGGCGCTTGAAAAGTAAGTGACCCACGGTACATTGTTGCAACCCAATTAAAAATCTTAATTCCAGAAGGAATTCCGACCAAAAAGGTTAGAAATGAAAAAATAAATGCCGCGAGTTCAGATTGACCACTTGTGAACATGTGATGTCCCCAAACAAGAAAACTGACAAGTGCGATAGCAAGGCTCGAAAACGCGATGGGTGTGTATCCAAATATTCTTTTATGAGAAAAAGTTGCAATAAGTTCGGAGATAATTGCCATACCGGGCAAAATCATGATATACACGGCTGGATGAGAATAAAACCAAAAGAAGTGTTGGTACAGCACCGGATCTCCACCCATAGCAGGGTCAAAAATGCCGATTCCGAACGCTCGTTCTAGAATGAGGAGTAACATCGTAATTCCAAGTACCGGTGTCGCCATTACTTGAATAATTGAGGTGGCATACATTCCCCAAACAAATAAAGGCATACTAAACCAAGTCATTCCCGGAGCCCGAAGTTTATGCACTGTGACAATGAAGTTCAGCCCAGTGAAAATCGACGAAAAACCCATAATAAAAACACCAAGCGTGATTGAGATGACAGAGGTTTTACTTTCAACACTATAAGGAGTATAGAAAGTCCATCCTGTATCAACCGCACCTGTCACAAGTGAATAAATTGCGAACAAAGCACCAACTACATAAACATAGAAGCTTGCTAAATTCAATCTTGGGAAAGCCACGTCTTTCGCGCCAATCATCAACGGTAGCACAAAATTTCCTAACGCGGCCGGAATCGCAGGAATAATAAATAAGAAAACCATTATCGCCCCGTGAAGCGTAAACAGTTGGTTGTAGGAATCTGGTCCAACGATATCTTTACCGGGATTAATGAGTTCAAAGCGCAAAAGAATCGCAAATACGCCCGCAACAAAAAAGAAAAACATGACTGAAAAGAGGTACATCAATCCGATTCTTTTATGGTCAACCGTAGAGAGCCAAGACCACAACCCTTGAGGTGAATTTAGATAATGTACCGACGGAGCGGACGATTGGCCTGTGTTTGCCACAGGACTTGATGGAGTTTCAACTAAAGCTGCCATTTTTTACCTCGTTAAATTGAAGTGGTTACTGAATAGTTTTCATATAAGCAATAATCGCATCGATTTGCTTTTGCTTTAAGATTCCTTGATAAGTAGGCATTACCGGTTGGTAGCCGGCAACGACTTTAGCATTAGGTTCGAGCATTGACTCTCTGAGATAGTTTTCATCTGCAAGCACTTCACTTCCATCGGCAAGTTTATGTTTTTTTCCATATGCACCCTTCCAAGTTGGGCCGGTATTTGCAGTTCCATCAACGCTATGACAAGTTACACAAGCCTTTGAGATGTAGAGTTTTTTTCCAAACTCTTCAGGTTTCATTGACCCGCCACCTTCTGCCTCTTCAAGCCACTTGTTGTATTCTGTTTCACTTACAACTCGAATTTTTCCGATCATTTCAGAGTGGCTCTTTCCACAGTATTCTGTACAAAAAATGTCAAAAGTTCCTGCTTGAGTGGGTGTCGCGGTCAAAATGCTATAACGATTTGGAACAGCATCCATTTTTACTCGGAATGCCGGAACATAAAAACTGTGAATGACATCTTCAGATGAAATTAAAAATTTCAACGGTTTTCCTTGAGGTACCACCAATTCATTGACACTATTTGCACCGTTCGGGTAATCAAATGCCCAAAACCATTTTTTTCCCAAAACCCGAATTTCGAGTGCGTCTTTAGGGACAACATTCATGTCTAAGTATGAGCGGAACCCCCAAAAGAAAATTAAGAAAACAAGCAGGGTTGGAATTAATGTCCAGATTATTTCAAGTCTCGTGTTATGAGAGATACCCGACGTGTATTCAGGTCTTTCATTCTTTCGTCTATAAATCCAGAGATAATAGACCGAGACGATGGTAACCAATAAAAAAAGCCACGCTGATGCGTTGGTTATAAATATGATGAGACTGTCAATATCAGACGCGATGGTCGAGGCTTGTTCAGGTAAGTATGAACTTTTCATAAAACAAATTTGAAAAAATTCTTTCAAAAATAATTCTTAATTCAATGTTAAATCGACGGGTGGTTTTCCCTTCTTTTCATGTTTGCGGCTTTCTTTTACCCAAAAAGTACTGAGCACCACGCCCATAATCACTATTGTGAGCAAGCCGCCTACTTTCATAATGTTTATAGCAAATGGAACATAGCTATTCAATTTCGGATCGTAGTGAAAACATGAAAGAATAATTCGATCCATCGTTGTCCCTATTTTTCCTGAACTTGCTTCAATCAATGCCAGCTTAAGATCAAATTGTCGATAATTAATCCCGTACAAATAACGGGTAATTTTCCCTTCTGGGGAGATTAAAAATGCAACAGCCGGATGCGCATATTCATTTCGTTTTGTATCGAAGTAATAAATAAAACCAACTGACTCTGCAAGTGATCTTGACATTTCTGACCTGCCCACTAAGAAGTGCCAACCCTCTTCTACACCCGGTCTTCCAAAAGCTTCTTTGTATCCGTTTTTCTTTGCCATTGCAAGTTCTGGTGTTTCGCTCGGGTCTATACTGACGGTTATAATTCTATAATCAACTCCAAGGTCTAAGTCCAATTGTTTGGCACTGCCACAGACACCGTTTTGTACCAAGTTGCAAAGCATCGGACACTTGTAGTAACCAAGGGTCAAGAGTACTGGTTTTCCATCCAGAAAATAATCTTGTAACTGAACGGCTTTCCCAGTTTCATCTATAAAAGTAAGGTGAAAAGGGATTATATCCCCTAATTTTTCAACTACATCAATTCCCTTTAATTCTGTTGGTGAATCTAAAATCTGTTGAGAAAAAAGAACATTACATTTCAAAATCAAACCAAAAACAAACACAACTTTCACGAACCACATTTTCACCTCCTTCACATAGAGCATTTAACTCAAACTACTTCTTAATCGCTTTAGCTCTCTTCGAATTACTTTGCAATTGAGCGGCAGGTTTTTCATCTTTTGTTGGAGTGTCTGTATTCGCCGGGGGTTGAATTTGCTGCTGATTCAATTTGGCCACTTTAGCTTCCTCAGCCATTTTTTGCATTGCTTCAGAAACGGGCATTCTATAGATTTGTTTATTGATATCAACGATTCCATAAGAATTAATGACCCCATCCTCTTTTGACTTCACATCTCGAAGCAAGGTTGATTCCGGAATTAAGGTACTTGAAACATACTTCTCTTCCCGTTGCACCTTAAAAAATTCTGCTAAAAAAAACATAATCACTGCAATAACAACAGTTCCGACCACAATACTCGTAATAATTGCTCTTGGGTTGATATCCGATTTTTCATAATCATTTTCAGGACTCTGATATAACTCCATTGGTTTGGATAATTCAATTGAGGGTTGATTTTTTGCCTCCTGTTGCATTAACACATCATTTTGCATAACCTAAAGAATTAATGATTGACAAATTGCATTGAATTTTCCAATTTTGGATCGCGAATTGGAACAATCGGATTACTGGTTAAGCGATACCAGAAAAACCATAGGAAGAGCCCCCCAATACCAGCAGTACTTGAAAGGTGAAGCCAAGAAAAGTGTAGCCCGTGATGCGCGTCTGGATTTGCAATGGTAACATTCGGCATAATGAGCCAGTAGTAATCTACCCATTGCATAAAAACAAACCAAAATCCCATTATAGCCATTACATACAAATTTCTTTTCGATGACCTAAAGATCAAAATAAAAAAAGGAAGGACGAAATGTCCGAAAAAAAGAAGCATCGAAACATACTCCCATCCATATTCCCATCGATGTTTGTAGAAAATGGTCTCTTCCGGAATATTTCCATACCAAATAAGCATAAATTGCGAAAATGCGATGTACGCCCAAAAAACGGTAAACCCAAACATCAGTTTTCCGATATCATGATAGTGCTCGGTGGTCATCGCTTTTCCTAGCGCACTGTTCTTGCGCAAATATTGTGAGAATAAATTCAGAAACGCGAGTGTTAACCACCAACTGCCGGCAAAAAAGTAAACACCGAAAATCGTTGAATACCAATGCGGATCGAGAGACATTAGAAAATCAAAGGCTGCGAAAGTAATTGAAAGCGCAAAAAATATGATTCCGGGTGCACTGAGTTTTCTCATTTTCCGAAGCACTGTTTCGTCTCCAGCATCTTGTTTAAGTGAATGGCGATTTAGCGTTAACGCTAAGTATGACCATAAACCGAAGTAAACAATAGCACGGATAAGAAAAAATGTGATGTTTAACCAGCCTGACTTATGTTGAAGAAGTTCATCCTTGGCAACTTGCTCGGCATGAGACCAATGGTATAAATCATGAATACCAAAAGCAATTGGAATAAAGAGAATACCCATTAATGGAATCGTCATCGCTAAAGATTCAGCGATTCGCCTCAACACAACGCTCCATTCTGCTCCAGTAATGTGATGAAGCATCGTAAAAAACAGTCCGCCTAAAGCTATTGATAACCAAAAAACATATCCAACGAGATAGGCAAAAAAGAAATTATCTCTTGGAGTTAGAAAAAAACCTGCTACCAACGAAATTAGTCCGACCAATCCCACAATTAGGGCATTGCGTCCAAAATTAAGATTTTTAGCATTGAGTTTGAACTCATCTCTGCTCATGATTACTCCTTACTGATTTGAAAGTTCAAGTCGTTTCCCTTCAGGCAAATCCGTTAATGTTGCTGATTGACTTCTTTGAAGTGCA is from Chloroherpetonaceae bacterium and encodes:
- a CDS encoding chemotaxis protein CheW; translation: MNERKGLGFDALTSIPPEIIERMKEIEEAKLRAESETDEGDTKEQFVGILVGDKETAFRVNDIEAILNVPKITPIPGMPPYVLGICNVRGEITSVLNLQVILGLDVSKKPKTRRQKSSERLLIVGNVNFSVGFVIDAVLDVIRVGETDVIRINAADSEMYRLSLFSRGIFTRPEEGGRGNDIIIIDTDKLLNAPEIIQFL
- a CDS encoding response regulator; translation: MPRVLIIDDSAVERTIIAKVLTSLGYSIEEAVDGEDGETKARISKPDLIVLDVVMPKRDGFQVCRNLKKAPETANIPVIMITSKDQESDKFWGMKQGANAYLVKPFNEADLISAVKKTGT
- a CDS encoding response regulator — encoded protein: MSGFTGSVKMTLIDMLRLLSTTKKTGAMKVQVPTSLGDKDTVVHFKGGLVIAVDTGSEELGAILLQENLITRDDLNQAITLQKQYKDKRIEQILMAMKKVDATKLVKAIRLQIESVITQLLQEKNARVEFEPDAVLRVQGLSNGVDVQQIMLLVAPKVDEMELVKEKIQSSGQVPAITKRGKEEKNEISLKLVEWQVYLAIDGKTDIKTLALKLKMEEVTVMKALVTLLDGKWVELPKAQADTRKKILAVDDSKVILKTIQLALAETGYSLFTAETGEAAIKLALEQQPDLILLDVMLPDTTGLKVCKTLRTEHATMKQTPIIMLSAKDADIDRNLGLHAGANDYVTKPFKDGELVEIVHKYLKNTN
- the folD gene encoding bifunctional methylenetetrahydrofolate dehydrogenase/methenyltetrahydrofolate cyclohydrolase FolD — encoded protein: MNPTFSKSHSPNETGSPHEKNTPVVIDGKTIAEQIKKELKKKVEEWQFKTSRVPGLAVIIVGENPASQVYVRNKAKSCLEVGMNSQVIELPGTISESDLLHQIEKLNNDPTIDGILVQQPLPKHIDEFNITLAIAPEKDVDGFHPMNVGKLVIGKLESCFPSCTPFGVIELLKRYEIDTEGKHAVIVGRSNIVGKPMANLLVQKLKGMNATVTVCHASTPDLSYHTKQADILIAAIGKAHIITEPMVKQGAVVIDVGMNQIEDASKKSGKRLVGDVDYEAVASKCAAITPVPGGVGPMTIAMLLFNTMKSFEIKVKSITK
- the thiS gene encoding sulfur carrier protein ThiS: MTAISLKFIINGEQVIVDFDAQTVIVSERGSQTSLASLLLKIGIDQTKKGIAVAVNETVVSKSKWEAEKITEGDSIEIIRAVQGG
- a CDS encoding SMC family ATPase; this translates as MTPKKLTLQNFLGYGEPAQQLDFDSFSLAILTGDNGAGKSSLLEAIPWCIWGEGRGKSSTDIIRASALETRVEYEFSHQKNQEKNLFRIIRQLKRGKNANSSQTTLEFQVYDKNEEKFITLSGSGVRDTQSTIEKTLGLSYETFMNSSFLAQGKADEFTEKSASKRKEVLAEILGARKYQSLSESAAIKVKEGELQSKNLEGKIAAFESDLEALPRVEVEIDNLLGQIQREENELKPITLELNAMEEMLTQLTPFESQFAVETAKQVNLEKQFIELRNRLRKKELEAIALSKELIQKGEIEKEYAELEQLRMQTEIAEKAAIEYQTLQTQLLETKSRLESVTIRMKSEVRSLEQNQKAIEEKRITEKNTYEKNKGLTKRAFELEEKLKETEVKLEQLEKENEIFITTEKEQVKFASLKEQLETRIAEANRERNKIKDKGISIKDETQCPLCKSPLDPNHKDHILTEYRKEYLKNQEEEKVLQNELNQLNHLLQENAQKLEKWKRELQQIPQLKSEIKILLYEKEKQVQALTLSKKAFESMQILEQEAVALSQKKQFLEKELLEGKEIIQLKSQLDILHERKTALGFEKEKFEMMKLKLKRREVVTEQLSDLKNAERRLNSLREEIKEGKDLEAEMQKEIEETLILINQLREKVAQKEQVANRFSQKHKIFREREKMLISSKATLEALNKESVRLQEKADELGLLQNDWKALKDEIVIHAYLKEAFGIKGIQTMLIENAVNEIELLANQLLSEISQNTASIQFRLNRSRASGLEIDTLDIILSDVNGNERDYSTFSGGEKFRIDFSIRLALSELLAKQSGVGVKMLVIDEGFGTQDEDGVQAITESILRVQDRFEKIVVISHINEMKDAFETRINISKDAMRGSLISLSS
- a CDS encoding class I SAM-dependent methyltransferase gives rise to the protein MHRKLKLELKFSAILKPKGKNGFIQTLPFGSKVLDVGCGNESPKRTKTLRSDLHYTGVDIAAYNQSENSLLFADRYIELLPESFDKGIKNLGCHFDAVISSHNLEHCFNPESVLDSMIFVLKPGGYLFLSFPSEPSVHFPSRFGTLNYFDDPTHREMLKYDQIIQAIEKFGMSIQFATKQYKPALLYLLGLLGEPISRLTNRPVPFGATWAFYGFESIIISKKN
- the ctaD gene encoding cytochrome c oxidase subunit I; amino-acid sequence: MAALVETPSSPVANTGQSSAPSVHYLNSPQGLWSWLSTVDHKRIGLMYLFSVMFFFFVAGVFAILLRFELINPGKDIVGPDSYNQLFTLHGAIMVFLFIIPAIPAALGNFVLPLMIGAKDVAFPRLNLASFYVYVVGALFAIYSLVTGAVDTGWTFYTPYSVESKTSVISITLGVFIMGFSSIFTGLNFIVTVHKLRAPGMTWFSMPLFVWGMYATSIIQVMATPVLGITMLLLILERAFGIGIFDPAMGGDPVLYQHFFWFYSHPAVYIMILPGMAIISELIATFSHKRIFGYTPIAFSSLAIALVSFLVWGHHMFTSGQSELAAFIFSFLTFLVGIPSGIKIFNWVATMYRGSLTFQAPMLYTHAFLCLFTIGGLTGIYLGALSVDIHLHDTYFVVAHFHYVMMGGTVIAFLGGLHYWWPKIWGRMYNETAALVSAALIFIGFNVTFFPQFLMGLQGMPRRYYTYLEQYHSLHMISTVGTWILGVGFIIMAVYLIHSIFKGPQAPKNPWYGLTMEWMTTSPPHPHNFEGTPHQIFGPYDYDRVLMDKDGLITFNPNSGDHHEESNGKNGNGKKLKKASKV